In the genome of Gemmatimonas sp. UBA7669, the window AGGCCTTCGCGCAGCCACAGGGCATGCGGCCGGCTTCATCGCTCAATGCCGACGCGCCGCCTGCCGCGACCATTTCAAAGGCCGTGGCGGCCCAACTCTTCGGCAAGTCCATTGAGCAGGTCAGCGTTGGCACCACCGGACAGACGGTCAGCGCCTCCTGGCAGCACCAGTGGCGCCTCTCGCCCACGCCGGCGCGCAACGTCATTGCGGTGCTGCCCGGCAGCGACCCGGCGCGCAAGAACGAGTACGTGCTCGTGGGCGCACACAACGACCACGTCGGCATCAACAGCACCGTTGTCGATCACGACTCCGTGCGCGCCTACAACATGGTCGTGCGCCGTCAGGGCGCCAACGATCCGGTGTGCGTGCCCACGGCCGCGCAGCAGGCGCGCATCGACTCGCTCATCGCCATCGCGCGTTCGGTGCGCGCGCCGCGCCGCGACAGCATCATGAACGGCGCCGATGACGATGGCTCCGGCACAGTGGTCATGCTCGAAATCGCCGAGCAGTTCGCGAAGCAGAAGCCGGCGCGGTCCATTGTGTTCGTCTCCCATCAGGGCGAAGAGCGTGGCCTGCTGGGCTCACGCTGGTTCACCGACAATCCCACCATCCCGCTCGAACAGATCGTGGCCGCGCACAACATGGACATGGTGGGCAAGGGCCGTGACTGGCAGGTCAAGTATGGTGGCCCCGCCTCGGTACAGATGCTCGGCGCACGTCGCCTCTCGCGCGAGTTCGGCGACATCATCGACTCGGTCAACGCCAACATTCCCGAGCCCATGGCCATCGACAAGACCTGGGATGTGCCGGCCAATCCGCTCAATCGGTTTTGCCGCAGCGACCAGGTCAACTATGTGCGCAAGAACATCCCGGTGGTCTACCTCTCGCTGGGCTATGCGGTGGACTATCATCAACACACGGATGAACCGCAGTACATCGACTACGATCATGCCGCGCGTCTCGGCCGCTTCGTCCATCAGACCATGACGGCCGTGGCCAACCGGCCCGACAAGCCGGCCATTGCGGGCCCCGATCCCAGCATGCCCAGCTGCAATCGCTGAGCCGCAGGCGGTTCGTCCCGTACGATCCGTCCCGGCCAGCCCCTCGCGGTGCCTGCGGCCACATCCTACGTTTGGGTGTGGCCGCTTCTGTTGCTCCCTCAGCCCCCGCGCCCCCGGCGCACAAAACCGGCAGCCTGCGCGCGCGGCTTCGTCTGGTGGCCATCTTCGTGGCCCTCGCTTTCGGGCTACTGGCCTGGCTCCGAGCGCGCGACCGGCAATTGGCCGAACAGCGGCTGACGGGCGAGCGCGCAAGCGACAATGCCCTGGCCGTCACCCAGTCGCTCGACGGCCAGATTGCCCAGGCGCAAACCCTGCTCCAGAGCCTCACCTACGTCGTCGACCCGGCCGCCCCGAGCGCGGAAACAGACTCCGTGCTGCGTGTGCTGCATGAGAAAATCGTGGCGCCCTACGCCAATCTGTTCATGGTGGACACCAACGGTACCATGATTGGCGCCGCGCGCATCCACCCGGCCGGGCGTCGTCGCATGGACGTCGGGGATCGTCCCTACTTTCTGGACACCAAGCTCGCCCAGCGCTTCACGGTGGGTGACCCGGTGCGCTCACGTGCCCGCGGCGATTCGGCTTGGCTCATGCCCTTCATGGCGCCCGTACCCGACCCCCGCACGGGCCGCGCGGTGGCCTATGTCGGCGCCACCATTCTGGTGGACTCGCTGGAGGGCGTGCAGATGGCTCGACGCCTTCCGCAGGGCTCCGTGCTGACGGTGCTCAACACGAAGGGTCGCATCATCATTCGTACGCTCGACACCGACCGCTGGGTGGGACGGCAGTTTCCCGGCTTCTCCGAGCGCGGGCAGGCCGAGCAGCCTGTTGGCATCGACACCATTGTCCCGAGTGACATCGATCGCATAGACCGGCTGTTCGGTTCCGAGTTCATGCGCAACACCCCGTGGCGCGTGTACGTGGGCATTCCGGTCAACGAAGCCTTCGCCGCGGCGCGACTGCAGTTCATCTACGACTTTCTCATCGGCCTCCTCGGCGGTGTGTTTGTTGTCTTCATCGCGTACTGGGTGACCGGACGCCTGCTGCGTCCCATCGAATCGCTCACGCTGGACGCGCGCGCCATCTCCGAGGGCGACATGCGCCGTCGCTCACAGATCACCAGTGACGACGAAGTCGGTGAACTGGCGCGCACCTTCAACGCCATGGCCGACGCGCTGGTCGACCGCGAGGCGGCGCTTACGGCCTCACAGGACCGCCTGCGCGAGGCGCAGAAGCTCGAGGCCCTCGGTTCGTTCGCGGGCGGCATCGCCCACGACTTCAACAACTATCTCTCGTCCATTCTCGGGCATGTCGAGCTGGCGCGCGAAACCGTGCCGCCGCAGCACGACGCACGCGGCGAACTCGATCACGCCATCGATGCCACCCGGCGCGCGGCCGATCTTACCCGGCAGATTCTCGTTTTCAGTCGTCAGCAGGTCGTGGAACCGCGCCTCGTGAACCCCAACGAGATCGTGCGGGGCATCGAGCGACTGCTCGCACGCGTGCTCGGGGAGAACGTGGCGCTCAGCTGTCAGTACGATGACACGCTCGGCAGCATTCGCGTGGATCCGGGTCGCTTCGAGCAGGTGCTGATGAATCTCGCCACGAATGCGCGCGATGCCATGCCGCAGGGTGGTCAGTTCCACATCGGCCTCTCACGCCTGCATGTGGAAGCGGGTTCGATCCTCGACGCCGAACCCGGCACCTACGTGTGCTTCACGGCGCGCGACAGCGGTGAAGGGATTCCGCGCGAAGTCCTCGATCGCATCTTCGAGCCCTTCTTCACCACCAAGGAGCGCGGGCGCGGCACGGGCCTGGGCCTCGCCATCGCCTACGGCATCGTCAAGCAGGCCGGTGGCGTCATGACGGTGGACAGCGCCACCGGCAGTGGCACCACCCTGCGTGTGCTGCTGCCCGAGCTCGACCGCCCCGCCGACGTCACCACGCGCAGCGACGAGGTGCCGCCGCCGGTCGGACAGGAACGCCTGCTGGTGGTGGACGACGAACCCGCCGTGGCCAAGATCGCCGAGCGGCTCCTGCAGCAGGCTGGCTACGAGGTGGAATCGGCCATCGGCGCCCGTGACGCCCTCTCCCGCTTCGACACACAGCACTTCGACATGGTCATCAGCGATGTCGTGATGCCCGGCATGTCGGGGCCGGAGCTCGTGCGCGAACTCACGCGCCGCCGGCCTGAGCTACGGGTGCTGTTCGTCAGTGGCTACGCCGACGACGATGCCCTGGTGGCGGACATCGCCGCGCGGCAGGTGGCCTTCTTGCCCAAGCCCTTCTCGCGCGCCAGCCTGCTGCACAAGGTGCGGGACGTGCTCGACGCGCGGCGCGCGGCGCGATAGCGGCTCGCGATAACGCGGCGCACGATAACGCCGCGCGTGTTAACGCCGCGCGCCTACTTCTTCGTCCACTGCTCGCAGCCGCTGTTGCGGCGTGTGTCGGCCAGCTCGAGAATGGTCCACGTGCCCGCACTGTCCTTCGTCAGCAGGAAGTGGTCCACACCACAGTGTGAGAAGGTGGTCCCGCGGAAGAAGGCGTAGTCCACCCACACCGACGCCAGCGCGCCATCGATCTCCACCTTCTCGTTGGCGATGCGCTCGTCCCACACCTCGGCGTGTGGCGTACCAACCGCCTTCGCGAAGTTGTCCGCACCGTTGGTGACACTCGCGGTCATCACGCCCTGTCGTGGCGCCACGGTGATCATGCGCACATTGGGCGCAAACACCGAGCGCACCATGCTCGAGTCTCCAGCGCGCATGCCGTCGAACAGCTTCTGAACGACCGCCATCACCGCCGCCTTCTCCGCCGGCTGCGCGGTACCTTGTGCAGCGACTGCGGCGGGCGTCCACGCGCCGGCCACCACGACCGCCGATGACAGCACGGTACGACGCCAGACGGCAGCAAGCAGACGGACGGATGAGAGCGGCGTAGCAAACACGGCAGAGCTCCGGAGCTGAAGGAAGGGATGCGGATATACTCGCCTACGCGGGCGCGACGATGCAAGTTGCGGGTATGACCCCGACCCTGCTCCGTTTGGTTGCCGGCGGCGCCGGCATCGCGCTACTCAGTTTGGCGGACGCGCTCCCCGCCCAGTCTGCGAGTATGCCCAAGGTTGGCGCACTCGCGCGTGGCGACGCCGTGCTCTTCGAATCCCGCACCCTCAAGCAGTCGGGTGACGACATCACCGCCACCTTTCGCACCGTCTTCGTGAAGCCGGCCAAAGCGCCCGGCGGTGAATGGTTCGGTTCACGCACGGTGGTGACCGTGCGCTGCAAGGCGGGCACGGCGGCGGTCAAGGAGAATCGCTACTACAGCGACGCGAAGTTCACCAAGGTGGCCAGCGAAAAGATTGTTGGCGTGCCGGGCTATGCCGCGCCCGTGCCCGGCTCAGTGCCGGCCATCGCCTTCAAGCACCTGTGCCCGTCGTAAGGGGCGGAGCGGCAAAACGCTCCGCGCCTGAGAGCAGCGCGCCGAGCGCCGTGGCCTGCCCGCCCTGCTCGGGAATGCGAATCGCTGCGCCGTAGAACTGCGCCACCATCTCGAAGGTGTGCCGCACGCTCGGCAAGTCGGTCAGGTGCCCCACGATGACCGCGTGTTCGAGCTGCTGGGCGCGCGCCGCGTTGATGGCCACGATGGCAATGACCTGGCCCACCATGTTGACCAGCGCGGCCGCCGTGTCCTCACGCGGTGCGTTGACGGCATGACGGGCCACCCGCCCGAAGTTCACGGCGGTGGTGTCGGGTGGCAGTGAGCCAATGGCCTGACCGAGGATTTCTCCAATGGTGAGGTTGTGCGTGGTGTCCGTTCCGGCGCGCGCGAGTGCATCGATTTCCTGTGGATTCACCGTGTCCAGCAGCAGTCGGGACAGTCCCACCAACGTGCCACCACCCACACCGGTGCCGGTCACGTGCCGCATGCCATCCGGCGTCGCGCGCACCACCGCGGTGCCGGAGCCCGCACTGGCGACGACCGCCGCCTCGAGCCCGGACAGCGCGAGGCCGCCACGGCCAATGGCCTCCACCTCAGGCACCTGATGCACCGGCCGGCCTTCAATGACCGGCGGCAGGGCACTGCGATTGCCACCCGTCACGGCCAGCCACGCACACTGCGACGCCGTGACATCACCGGCACTGAGCGCGCGATGGACGCGCGAGAGATCGGGCTGACCTTCTGTCGGCAGCGTCCAGTGCCTGAGGCCATCGGGCGAACGGAACACGACATCGGTGTTGCTGGCGCCGAAGTCGATGGCCGCGCTGGTCACGTCACCCACGGCCCACCAGGCGGGGGCCGTCGTCCCCTGTGATGGCGAACTCACTGACCGGGCTGGTAAGTGCGCACCGCGTTGCGCTCCACGTCTTCACGGTGGAAGCTCACATCCTTGAACGCGCCGGTCGCGTAGCGTTCGCCCTGATTGAAGAAGTACGGCGACGATGGATCGTTGTTCACACCGCCGGCCAGCACACTCTTGGCTCGTACGCGCGGCCCGAACTCCACCGCGGCCACGAAGCTGTTGCCGCGATTGCCGTAATACTTCTTGGTGGTGCGGGCGCCCGTTTGTCCATACGCCGCGAGCGAGCCCCAGTTGGCCGACGCGAAGGCCACCGGCAGGCTGGGTTTGCTGTCGTCGAAGCCGGCACCGATGTCGCCGCTCAGGCGCTGGAAGCGATTCACATCGCCCCAGGGCATCTGCCATGAACCGAAGTCGCGCTCCAGCGTCTCCACCGCGCGCGACAAGGCGCCCAGCAGCTGCGCGGGCGCCGCCTTGCTGGCGATGTACTCGAGCGTGGGCGTGCCGGCCTGACGGGCCGCTGCGGCCTGCGACTGCGTAGCCGCTTCGCCGTAGGCATTGGCCAGCGTCATGGCCACACTGGCCACACCAAATCGGTAGTCCCAGTTGCGCAGCGTGCGCACGGGCACCGCCAGCCGCGTCTTGAGCGGATCACTGGCCGGCAGCGCATCCCAGGCCGCCACCACCGGCGGAATGAGCTGCTCCATGGCCGGCAGATAGCTGTCATACGCGGCGGCAATGAGGCCGTCGAGCGTGAAGTCCTTGCGACCCTGCAGCACGCGCACCGCATGCACACCGCGCGCATTGTCTTCGCGCTGCGCCGACATGTACACCGGCCAGTCGCCGATCTTCGGGCTGTCCGCACCTGACGCCGTGAACGGCCAGTTGTTCGTGTTCATCAGCCAGCCGCTCGACGGGCTCTTGATGAGGATCATCTCGTTCAGCGTGTGCAGTCCCTGCCACTCGGTACGCGGGTCGCTGCCATCCACCGGGCGCGTGAAATCGATGGACGGATCACGCTTCGGGATGAAGTTGCCGTGGAAGTAGGCAATCACGCCATCGGCATCGGCGTACACCGTGTTGTTCGACGAATTCGTGCGCAGCTCCATGGCCTTGCTGAACGACGCGAAATCCGTGGCCTTGGTGCGCAGATAGCTCTGCTGCAGCGCATCCAGCGGATTGTTCATCATGCGCACCGCCACCCAGCGCTCCGCCCCGTTCACGGTCTGCGTGCGAATGACCGGGCCATGGTGCGTGAAGTAGGCCGTCACCGTGCGCGCCGCCATGCCCGTGGCCGTCTTGTATGGCAGGCGAATGACCTTGGCCGTCACATTGCGCGTGCCGCTGCCGTAGCGATACGTGAAGCCCTTGCCCTTGGGCGACACCGTCTCGAGATACTCGTCAATGACGTCACCGCCGCCCGAGGTGTGCATCCAGCCCAGACGGTGATTGAAGCCCTGATAGATGAAGAACTGTCCCCAGGTCACGGCGCCGTAGGCATCGAGGCCCTCACGGCTGGCCATGTGAATCTCGGGACGGAAGTAGAACGAGGTGTGCGGATTGATCATCAGCATCGCATGACCGTTCACCGTGTTCTGCGGGGCCACTGCAAAACCGTTCGATCCACCCGGCTCCTCACCAAAGGGCTGCACTGCCGACTCGGCATCGTCGCGCGCTGGAGCTGCACCACCCGAGCGCGGGCCGTAGAACTGCTCGAGGCCGCGCAGGTTCACCGACTCGATGTCACCGCCAATGGAGCCTTCGCTGAAGGTGAGCGCCATCCACGGCTCGAACCTGGTGATCAGCCGCGGCTTGACCTGCGGATTCTTGTGCAGATACCAGTTGAGCCCATTGGCCCAGCCCTGCATGAGTGCCTGCAGCCACGCGGGGCTCTTGGCGTAAAGGGCTTTGATCTCGAGCGTATCGATGAAGAGCTTCATGCGCAGATCGCGCCAGATCTCGCGCTCGCCCTCCACCTCGGCCAGACGACCCATGGCATTGATGTAGTTCGTCTCGATGCGCGGGAAGTCATCCTCGGCCTGCGCGTACACCATGCCGAACACCGCATCGGCATCGCGTTCCCCGTACACGTGCGCCACGCCCCACTGATCGCGCATGATGGTCACGCGCTTGGCCTGGGCCTCCCATACGGCAGGTTGCGCGTCCACCGGGGTGGGACGCGCAGCACTCAGCAACGCGAGCGCGATGGAGGCGCGGAAGAGGCGACGAAGGGTCGGGGTCATGTCAGGCGGGAGGGGTCGTGCGGTAGATGGAGACGGCGCTGTCTTCAAGCAGCAACTGCTGCGACGGCTTGGGTAACACATGGGTGCGCGCGTGCTCGGCCACCAGCACGCGCGACCACGGCGCCTGCTGCCAGCGCTCGATGAGCCGGTCCAGCATGCGCGATTCGTACGGGGGATCGGCAAAGGCCACATCGTAGCGATCCACAGGCAGCGCATCCGCAAAGGGCAGCGCGTCCTTCTTGTATACGCGCACCTTCTCGTGGACGCGGAGCGCAGCCACGTTGGCCTTGAGCGCGTGCAGACTGGCCGGACGGAACTCCACGAAGTCCACGTAACGTGCGCCGCGGGAAAGGGCTTCGAGTCCCAGCGCGCCGGTGCCGGCAAACAGATCGAGCACCCGCGCACCATCGATGTCCGCCTTGATGGCCTTCATGATGGCCACGCGCACGGGTTCGGCGGTGGGACGCACCCGGAAGTCATTGGGCGACGTCAGATTGCGGCCTTTGAACGTACCGCCGACAATGCGCATGATCCGGAACCTCTATTCGGGTTGATTGCGCATGTGATCGGCCAACTGGTCGAAACGCTGGCGGAGATAGCCCTTGAGATCCTCCGGCGCCTCATGCTCATCGAGGGCCCGGTGCATGCACCACAGCCACTCGTCACGTTCGCGCGCCCCAATGGCAAACGGAAAGTGACGCATGCGCAGCATGGGATGGCCGTACTTCTCCACGTACAGCTGCGGACCGCCCGACCAGCCGGTCAGAAACAGAAACAACTTCTCACGCGACACCTTGAGGTTGGTCGCATGCAGCGCGCGCACGTTGACCGCCTCCGGTGCGCTGTCCATGAGATCGTAGAACCGATCCACCAGGGCGCGGATGCCGGCTTCGCCGCCCAATTGCTCGTAGTGCGTCATGATGTGGCGAAGGCTAGTCGCTCAGCAGAAGACCGGGCAAGCGAAGAGCGCGCATCCTCTTGAGGCATTCGCACCCTTTCGTCTCGCTTGGGCATCGATAATGAACGGTTCACCATCATTATTTGCCATTTCGTGCTATGGTGCGCCAACACCGTCCGTCCAATGTTTGTGCCACGTCAGCGTGAACGCTGACCACTCCCTGCCCGGTGCAGACCGAGCCGGGCCTCTCCCCCTCGACTGGCCGGCCACGAAGCGCCGACCGGGAGGCCACACCATGCGTTACCCCACGCCCTCCCCCCTCCTCCATTTCGCTCGCCCCGCCAGCACGGCCGTGTTGCTCGCCGCCCTGCTGCTCCCGACGCCGGCAGTAGCGCAGGTGGCCCTGCCCTCGCAGGCGCCAGCGGTACTCTCGGTGTTCTGCGAGTCGCTGCGGCCCGGCGCGGCGCCCGACTACGACACACACAACATCGGCTGGTCGCGTCAGCTCGAGCAGATCAAGGACGCTCCGCCGCAACTGGCACTTCGTCGCATGACCGGCGCGCAGGAAGTCTGCTATCTCTCCGGACAGGGCAGTTTTGCCGCCGGCGATACGACCGAGAAGATCATCATGGGCGACGCGGCCTATGCGCGCGCGCTCCCCGGACTCGAGCGCAAGAACACCGCCTATGTGTCCGGCACGCGGGCCATGTACGGCATGTATCGCGGCGATCTTGCGGCCGGCAACTATCCCGACCTCATGAAGCGCCGCGTGTACATGTGGACCGAGTTCCGCGTCCGGCCCGGTGCCGAAGAAGCCTTCGACAACGGCGCCAAGACGTATCGCGCGCTTTTTGCACGCAAACAGTTGCCGGCCGAGTGGCGCGTGTATCAGGTGGTGGCCGGCGCACAGGGCGCCACCTACTGGGTGTTCGAGTCCTTTCCCGATCTGTCAGGCATGGACCGGGGCATGGCGGACGGCACGAAGGCCACCGACGGTCTCACCGAGGCAGAGCGCAGCGCCTTCAAGACCTTCAATGAGGCGCTCACCTTTGTGCGCACAGACATGTGGCGCGTCAGTAGCGGGCTCACCGTCATGAATGCGGCCGTGCGCGGCGACGACCCGTTCTGGAAGCGTTCGCCGCAGGCGCCGCGCGTGGCGGCCAAGCCCAAGACGCCCTGACGGACAGCGCTAGCGACGCGGGAACGTGGGCCGCATGCCGCCGCCCTCTCCGCCGGCAGCAATGATGGCACCGCCAGTCATGATGACGGTACCCACGCCGCGGCCCCAGCCACCACCGGTGGTGAGAATGGGGCCGCGGCCACGTCCCCGACCGCGCCGCGCGTCATGCGCCTCACAGTTGTCCACGCCGGCCGCGCCGCCACGAATGATGGCGCCAATGACACCACCCAAGCCGCCGCCGCGGCGTCCCTCGTGCTCACCCGCGTGCCCACTGGCATCGCTCGGCCCGCTCACCGGAATGACACTCACCGGTGTTTCGGCGCCCGCAGCCGGCAGCTCCGGCTCGATGGGGGCCGCCGGTGCACCAGCGTCTGCCGTGGTCATGGATACAGCGGGCATGGGCGAATCCAGCAGCGACTCGGCACTCGCCGTCTCTTCCACCTGGGGAGACGGTCTCGGCGCCGGAGCCCGCTTCGGACGCGGTACCGCATCACGCCGCCCGCGCGCATCCCCGCTGGGCGCCCCGACGCGACCACCCTCGACGGCCGATACCACGGCGGCCGGCCGCGCATACATGGCCAACTGCAAGTCGCGCTCAAGGTCGGCCGACATCTGCCCATCAGGGCGCTCGGACCCACAGCCACTCACCCCAAGCCATAGTGCTGCGCCAATCGTGAACGGCGCGGCAACACGGGAACGCAGCATCGGCAAACGGTGGCGGGACATGGAACGCCTCCACGACATCGTGGGGTAAGGGACGGAAGCAGCGCAGACACGCCGCCTGGTGCACATTCCCTCCTGCAAGAGGTACGCCACGCGTTGCTCCACCCACCCGTCGAGTAGCACTCGGCTTGGCAGGATCGAACGCCGTCACTTGCCGAGGACGATCCCGCGTCGGCTGCGTCCACTTTTGGTGCCAGTGCCCTGTCTACTTCCCACGTCCAGCTCGCAAGGTCTCCAGTGTTCGCCAGAAGCACACGCATGAGGCTGCTGACCATCGGACTGTCGGGCATCACGCTGCTCGGCATCGCTTCGCTTGCCGGCTGCACACGGGTCGAGGGCGTGCCCGCGGTCGAACGCCGCGCCATCGCCGACTCTCTGTCCGCGCTCGTGGAGGCCGCCTATGACTTCTCGCGTGCCGATGCGCCGGCCTCACTGCTCTCGCTCTATCCCGACTCGGGGCGCGTCATCTCAGCGGCCGCCGGACAGGCCCTTACCACGCGCGACTCACTCGGCGGCGCCATCCAGGGCTTCTGGGAGCGCGTAGGGCAGAACATGCGCGAACCGCGCTTTGTCCTTGGCTCCACCTGGGTGGACGTCATCACGCGCGACGCAGCGGTCATGACGCTGACCTACAGCATTCCGCACCGCACACCGGCCGGCAATCCGCATGTGGTCAGCGGCGCCTGGACCATGTTCTGGCGTCGAATCGACGGACGCTGGGTCATTGTACAGGAACATCTCTCCGACACACCGGAAAGCACCCGGTCGTCGGTGCCAGACACTACAGGTCTCGCTGCAGGGTCCCCCACGGCAGACACCCCGCATCGGCATTGAGCGGGGTGCCACGCGCGCGGCCGCCGGCAATTACCTGCCGCCGTTGACCGAGCAGGGATCCGGGTAGTTGCAGGTGTCCCCTGCCGACAAGCCCTCACGATACACCGTGAACTGTACGGCTCCGCCGCCGTTCACACTCACCAGTTTGGTGAGCGGATCGCGGCCGCGCTGGTAGCCCGCACGCGGTACCACCTGCACCTCGTAGCTTCCGGCCTCGGGCACGGCCACCGCCACCTGTCCCCGGTCATCGGTGCGTGTCGTGGTCAGCGTGACGCCTGCCTGACGCACCACCACCGGCATACGCTCGATGGACACGCCGGCATCGTCCCGCACGGTGACATTGAGGCGCGGACCGGACGGACCGGACGGCGAACCACAGGCACCAAGACTGCCCGCTGTCATGGCCGTGAGCAGCATGCCAGTCCAACGACGCCGCCATACCTGGGAAATCGACGCAACCACGGGGCACTCCTTGCAAGGGTCTTCACGGCCATACGAGGGGAACGTCAACGGTGAGGAATGTACCCCGTGCGACGCTATCTTGTGCCCATGCCATCTCGTTCCGTCCCGACTCCGGCCCCGGCCCGCACGGGCTGCGCACGCCCGTGAAGCCACTCGTCCGCCTTGGCGAGGCCCGCACCCCTGACGGCTCGCTCCTCGAACTCTTCCGCCACGACGGCGCCTACCTCATTCGGGCCGACGGGGTGGAGCTCATGTCCACACGGCGCCACTACTCCGAAGATCGCCTCGCCGAACTGGCCTGCGCCCCCTACGCCGCCGCCGAGGGCGCGCGGGTGCTCATTGGCGGGCTGGGGCTGGGCTTCACGCTGCGCGCTGCACTCGAGGCCCTGCCGGCTGACGCCGAGGTGGTAGTGGCCGAACTGCTGGCCGAGGTGATCGCGTGGAACAGCAATCCCGAGTTCGGCATCTCGGTGGAGGCGCTGGACGACCCGCGCGTGCGGGTCGTGCACGATGACGTGAGCAATGTGCTGCGCCACAATGCAGGCGGCTTCGATGCCATCATGCTCGACACCGACAACGGCCCCGAAGGCATGATTCTCCAGGAGAACTCGCGCCTGTACGCCGACCGCGGCATCGCCGCCACCATCGCCGCACTGCGTGGTGCGGGCCCCATCGTGTACTGGTCCGTGGGCGACGACCCCGACTTCGAGCGGGCGTTGCGGCGCAACGGCCTTCTTGTTGAACGGCAGCAGGCGCGCGCGCATGTAACAACAGGTCCCATGCACACGCTGTACGTGGCCACGCGGCCACGCCGCGCTCAGTCGTCGCCTCAGTCGTCGTCGCGCACCTGACAGGCTTCGAGCGGATTGCCGTCGATGTCCGCGAAGCGGAAGTAGATTACACCGGGCGTTTCCTGCAGCGGCTCGACCTGCACGCCATTGGCGGACAGCGTCGCGTGTGCGGCGGCCGCGTCCGGCGTGGCAAGAATGGGGTACGTGCTCGACACCACGAACTCGGCGCCATCGTCGATCTGCCAGAGTGTGAGGGTGGAGCCGCCAGGGAACTCGACCACCGCAAGGCGCTGTTCGTCGTCATCGTAC includes:
- a CDS encoding M28 family metallopeptidase, with the protein product MSPVRVRARAQARVLHACAAGALAAALPPLVSPLAAQGGKLPTPINVLVKPNKAAGTVWSDEGPRTWTPRPTAAAITANDLRTRLYQLAADSMQGRAAGERGNFKGTEYIAREFRRLGLQPAGDSGTFFQILPFGPIGIDSLSAQLRIGGTTLKQKSDWVPQVPTAANGVGSRAALDNVPVIFAGQYGDTAVALDPALMRGKVLVFTAPPVGAAVAASSGAPVSFVSCSDVPDKFGANASIAEEARQRANPTAPPRRAFAAPLRDARPERVGAAGVLVVGLDDMSAAARNQAFAQPQGMRPASSLNADAPPAATISKAVAAQLFGKSIEQVSVGTTGQTVSASWQHQWRLSPTPARNVIAVLPGSDPARKNEYVLVGAHNDHVGINSTVVDHDSVRAYNMVVRRQGANDPVCVPTAAQQARIDSLIAIARSVRAPRRDSIMNGADDDGSGTVVMLEIAEQFAKQKPARSIVFVSHQGEERGLLGSRWFTDNPTIPLEQIVAAHNMDMVGKGRDWQVKYGGPASVQMLGARRLSREFGDIIDSVNANIPEPMAIDKTWDVPANPLNRFCRSDQVNYVRKNIPVVYLSLGYAVDYHQHTDEPQYIDYDHAARLGRFVHQTMTAVANRPDKPAIAGPDPSMPSCNR
- a CDS encoding RsmD family RNA methyltransferase, which codes for MRIVGGTFKGRNLTSPNDFRVRPTAEPVRVAIMKAIKADIDGARVLDLFAGTGALGLEALSRGARYVDFVEFRPASLHALKANVAALRVHEKVRVYKKDALPFADALPVDRYDVAFADPPYESRMLDRLIERWQQAPWSRVLVAEHARTHVLPKPSQQLLLEDSAVSIYRTTPPA
- a CDS encoding response regulator — its product is MAASVAPSAPAPPAHKTGSLRARLRLVAIFVALAFGLLAWLRARDRQLAEQRLTGERASDNALAVTQSLDGQIAQAQTLLQSLTYVVDPAAPSAETDSVLRVLHEKIVAPYANLFMVDTNGTMIGAARIHPAGRRRMDVGDRPYFLDTKLAQRFTVGDPVRSRARGDSAWLMPFMAPVPDPRTGRAVAYVGATILVDSLEGVQMARRLPQGSVLTVLNTKGRIIIRTLDTDRWVGRQFPGFSERGQAEQPVGIDTIVPSDIDRIDRLFGSEFMRNTPWRVYVGIPVNEAFAAARLQFIYDFLIGLLGGVFVVFIAYWVTGRLLRPIESLTLDARAISEGDMRRRSQITSDDEVGELARTFNAMADALVDREAALTASQDRLREAQKLEALGSFAGGIAHDFNNYLSSILGHVELARETVPPQHDARGELDHAIDATRRAADLTRQILVFSRQQVVEPRLVNPNEIVRGIERLLARVLGENVALSCQYDDTLGSIRVDPGRFEQVLMNLATNARDAMPQGGQFHIGLSRLHVEAGSILDAEPGTYVCFTARDSGEGIPREVLDRIFEPFFTTKERGRGTGLGLAIAYGIVKQAGGVMTVDSATGSGTTLRVLLPELDRPADVTTRSDEVPPPVGQERLLVVDDEPAVAKIAERLLQQAGYEVESAIGARDALSRFDTQHFDMVISDVVMPGMSGPELVRELTRRRPELRVLFVSGYADDDALVADIAARQVAFLPKPFSRASLLHKVRDVLDARRAAR
- a CDS encoding group II truncated hemoglobin, producing MTHYEQLGGEAGIRALVDRFYDLMDSAPEAVNVRALHATNLKVSREKLFLFLTGWSGGPQLYVEKYGHPMLRMRHFPFAIGARERDEWLWCMHRALDEHEAPEDLKGYLRQRFDQLADHMRNQPE
- a CDS encoding YybH family protein, coding for MRLLTIGLSGITLLGIASLAGCTRVEGVPAVERRAIADSLSALVEAAYDFSRADAPASLLSLYPDSGRVISAAAGQALTTRDSLGGAIQGFWERVGQNMREPRFVLGSTWVDVITRDAAVMTLTYSIPHRTPAGNPHVVSGAWTMFWRRIDGRWVIVQEHLSDTPESTRSSVPDTTGLAAGSPTADTPHRH
- a CDS encoding penicillin acylase family protein, which translates into the protein MTPTLRRLFRASIALALLSAARPTPVDAQPAVWEAQAKRVTIMRDQWGVAHVYGERDADAVFGMVYAQAEDDFPRIETNYINAMGRLAEVEGEREIWRDLRMKLFIDTLEIKALYAKSPAWLQALMQGWANGLNWYLHKNPQVKPRLITRFEPWMALTFSEGSIGGDIESVNLRGLEQFYGPRSGGAAPARDDAESAVQPFGEEPGGSNGFAVAPQNTVNGHAMLMINPHTSFYFRPEIHMASREGLDAYGAVTWGQFFIYQGFNHRLGWMHTSGGGDVIDEYLETVSPKGKGFTYRYGSGTRNVTAKVIRLPYKTATGMAARTVTAYFTHHGPVIRTQTVNGAERWVAVRMMNNPLDALQQSYLRTKATDFASFSKAMELRTNSSNNTVYADADGVIAYFHGNFIPKRDPSIDFTRPVDGSDPRTEWQGLHTLNEMILIKSPSSGWLMNTNNWPFTASGADSPKIGDWPVYMSAQREDNARGVHAVRVLQGRKDFTLDGLIAAAYDSYLPAMEQLIPPVVAAWDALPASDPLKTRLAVPVRTLRNWDYRFGVASVAMTLANAYGEAATQSQAAAARQAGTPTLEYIASKAAPAQLLGALSRAVETLERDFGSWQMPWGDVNRFQRLSGDIGAGFDDSKPSLPVAFASANWGSLAAYGQTGARTTKKYYGNRGNSFVAAVEFGPRVRAKSVLAGGVNNDPSSPYFFNQGERYATGAFKDVSFHREDVERNAVRTYQPGQ
- a CDS encoding nuclear transport factor 2 family protein, with product MFATPLSSVRLLAAVWRRTVLSSAVVVAGAWTPAAVAAQGTAQPAEKAAVMAVVQKLFDGMRAGDSSMVRSVFAPNVRMITVAPRQGVMTASVTNGADNFAKAVGTPHAEVWDERIANEKVEIDGALASVWVDYAFFRGTTFSHCGVDHFLLTKDSAGTWTILELADTRRNSGCEQWTKK